In Temnothorax longispinosus isolate EJ_2023e chromosome 2, Tlon_JGU_v1, whole genome shotgun sequence, one DNA window encodes the following:
- the LOC139825206 gene encoding hydroxylysine kinase isoform X1, translating to MEYNDTLLIPGQHIRPPVTEETAVALLERLYGMRATSVRELNAYDDRNYHVVCDGPPANPHAINLEKTGYVLKVINSLDSRKTDVIEAQTELMIFLNQRDVCCPLPVKNVNGAYFSLETLKSENTMEKYAVRLLVYRPGELLYRVKITDELLRKIGSFTARIDEILTGFNHPAYDDHKSLWMLTSVPRVQQFTYAIKSSLDKQLVHDVIVSFQREVLPIMDQLEQTVIHGDLNEHNIIVSPDGKDIAAVIDFGDSHRTCRVFELAIVLCYMILQTADVGMGRHVVEGYERIKKLTDVEKKTLKISVCARICQSLVMGAYSYLHDPENQYLLSTQKTGWMLLKRLWPMSQGDVMQAWGLTNSLNE from the coding sequence ATGGAGTACAACGACACGCTGCTTATCCCAGGCCAGCATATACGTCCGCCCGTAACCGAGGAAACGGCGGTCGCCCTGCTGGAGCGGCTCTACGGCATGAGGGCGACGAGCGTGCGCGAACTGAACGCTTACGACGACCGCAATTACCACGTGGTGTGCGACGGGCCGCCCGCGAATCCGCACGCGATCAATCTGGAGAAGACCGGCTATGTTCTCAAGGTGATCAACTCCCTGGACTCCCGCAAGACCGACGTGATCGAGGCGCAGACGGAGCTAATGATTTTCCTCAATCAGCGAGACGTCTGCTGCCCGTTGCCGGTCAAGAACGTGAACGGCGCGTACTTTTCTCTGGAGACTCTGAAAAGCGAGAATACCATGGAGAAGTATGCCGTGAGACTGTTGGTCTATCGTCCCGGTGAACTGCTGTATCGCGTAAAAATAACTGATGAATTGTTGCGCAAGATTGGCAGTTTCACCGCCAGAATCGACGAGATCCTCACGGGCTTCAATCATCCCGCCTATGACGATCACAAATCACTGTGGATGTTGACCTCGGTGCCGCGAGTACAGCAGTTCACGTACGCGATTAAGAGCTCGTTGGATAAGCAACTGGTGCACGACGTGATCGTCAGCTTCCAGCGGGAGGTATTGCCGATCATGGATCAGCTGGAACAAACGGTTATACACGGCGATCTGAATGAGCACAACATCATCGTGAGCCCCGACGGCAAGGATATTGCCGCCGTGATCGATTTCGGTGACTCTCACAGGACTTGTCGCGTTTTCGAGCTAGCTATAGTTCTCTGCTACATGATCCTGCAAACGGCCGACGTAGGAATGGGTAGACACGTCGTGGAGGGTTACGAGAGGATCAAGAAGCTGACCGACGTGGAGAAGAAGACCCTCAAGATCAGCGTATGCGCCAGGATATGTCAGAGTCTGGTGATGGGCGCTTACTCGTACCTGCACGATCCCGAAAATCAGTATTTGCTGAGTACGCAAAAAACCGGGTGGATGTTACTAAAGAGGCTGTGGCCCATGAGTCAAGGGGACGTGATGCAAGCTTGGGGATTGACTAATTCCCTAAACGAGTAA
- the LOC139825206 gene encoding hydroxylysine kinase isoform X2 has translation MEYNDTLLIPGQHIRPPVTEETAVALLERLYGMRATSVRELNAYDDRNYHVVCDGPPANPHAINLEKTGYVLKVINSLDSRKTDVIEAQTELMIFLNQRDVCCPLPVKNVNGAYFSLETLKSENTMEKYAIGSFTARIDEILTGFNHPAYDDHKSLWMLTSVPRVQQFTYAIKSSLDKQLVHDVIVSFQREVLPIMDQLEQTVIHGDLNEHNIIVSPDGKDIAAVIDFGDSHRTCRVFELAIVLCYMILQTADVGMGRHVVEGYERIKKLTDVEKKTLKISVCARICQSLVMGAYSYLHDPENQYLLSTQKTGWMLLKRLWPMSQGDVMQAWGLTNSLNE, from the exons ATGGAGTACAACGACACGCTGCTTATCCCAGGCCAGCATATACGTCCGCCCGTAACCGAGGAAACGGCGGTCGCCCTGCTGGAGCGGCTCTACGGCATGAGGGCGACGAGCGTGCGCGAACTGAACGCTTACGACGACCGCAATTACCACGTGGTGTGCGACGGGCCGCCCGCGAATCCGCACGCGATCAATCTGGAGAAGACCGGCTATGTTCTCAAGGTGATCAACTCCCTGGACTCCCGCAAGACCGACGTGATCGAGGCGCAGACGGAGCTAATGATTTTCCTCAATCAGCGAGACGTCTGCTGCCCGTTGCCGGTCAAGAACGTGAACGGCGCGTACTTTTCTCTGGAGACTCTGAAAAGCGAGAATACCATGGAGAAGTATGCC ATTGGCAGTTTCACCGCCAGAATCGACGAGATCCTCACGGGCTTCAATCATCCCGCCTATGACGATCACAAATCACTGTGGATGTTGACCTCGGTGCCGCGAGTACAGCAGTTCACGTACGCGATTAAGAGCTCGTTGGATAAGCAACTGGTGCACGACGTGATCGTCAGCTTCCAGCGGGAGGTATTGCCGATCATGGATCAGCTGGAACAAACGGTTATACACGGCGATCTGAATGAGCACAACATCATCGTGAGCCCCGACGGCAAGGATATTGCCGCCGTGATCGATTTCGGTGACTCTCACAGGACTTGTCGCGTTTTCGAGCTAGCTATAGTTCTCTGCTACATGATCCTGCAAACGGCCGACGTAGGAATGGGTAGACACGTCGTGGAGGGTTACGAGAGGATCAAGAAGCTGACCGACGTGGAGAAGAAGACCCTCAAGATCAGCGTATGCGCCAGGATATGTCAGAGTCTGGTGATGGGCGCTTACTCGTACCTGCACGATCCCGAAAATCAGTATTTGCTGAGTACGCAAAAAACCGGGTGGATGTTACTAAAGAGGCTGTGGCCCATGAGTCAAGGGGACGTGATGCAAGCTTGGGGATTGACTAATTCCCTAAACGAGTAA